From the genome of Pectobacterium atrosepticum:
ACCATCGCTTCCGACTGCGCTTCTGCGAAGCTGCGGGGAATATGGTTTTCCACCTCAAGATAATCCGCCAGTTCAGCGATAAAATGCTGAATCTCACGCGCGACCGCCGCACGGAAAGCCGCCGACGTCCCTGAACGTTCACGCAGTAATAGCCGGAACGCATTCGGATTATTGCCGATAAACTCCATGAAGGTGGAAACCGACGTCCTGATTACGCTACCCGTTTTGGCGATACGTTGCCGGGCCTGCCGCATTAGCTGGCGCAGCATTAATCCGCTTTCGTCAACCATTGTCAGCCCCAGCTCATCCACGTCTCGAAAATGACGATAGAAAGATGTCGGCGCAATACCCGCTTCACGGGCGACTTCACGCAGGCTCAAGCTGGCAAAGCTGCGCTCAGCGCTTAACTGGCTAAATGCAGCTTCAATAAGGGAACGACGAGTCCGTTCTTTTTGTTGTGCTCTGACACCCATTATGCTGCCCAAATGATCTCTCCCCTTTCCAGAGGGGCACTATAGCAAACTTTATTGTCCACAGAATGAGACAAAGTTTGCCA
Proteins encoded in this window:
- the fabR gene encoding HTH-type transcriptional repressor FabR yields the protein MGSIMGVRAQQKERTRRSLIEAAFSQLSAERSFASLSLREVAREAGIAPTSFYRHFRDVDELGLTMVDESGLMLRQLMRQARQRIAKTGSVIRTSVSTFMEFIGNNPNAFRLLLRERSGTSAAFRAAVAREIQHFIAELADYLEVENHIPRSFAEAQSEAMVTIVFSAGAEALDVSLEQRKQLEERLVLQLRMIAKGAYYWYRKEHDSSFTVP